The Deltaproteobacteria bacterium genome includes a region encoding these proteins:
- a CDS encoding histone deacetylase, translating to MTTLFTHHRFRDHNTGQHPESAHRLVSIDKELETGGWLEKCRRGNVANISLEQLATVHSPEQIQAARTLAAKGGGKLDADTVVSPDSFDVALMAAGTATAAVDVVMSGQDKHAVCLMRPPGHHATAATSMGFCLFNNVALAARHAQAKHGAHRVLIVDWDVHHGNGTQDIFYEDPSVYFYSIHRYPFYPGTGDSSETGTGKGLGTTLNVPVSFGTARSEYLELFSRGLEKAIAAAKPDLVIISAGFDAHMDDPVGNLGLASEDFAVLTRKVMDAAKVHGGGRIVSCLEGGYNIDALAESVAVHIATLTQG from the coding sequence ATGACGACGTTATTTACTCATCATCGGTTTCGTGACCACAACACTGGCCAACACCCTGAGAGCGCTCATCGACTCGTCAGTATCGACAAAGAGCTCGAGACCGGTGGCTGGCTTGAGAAGTGCCGCCGCGGCAACGTGGCAAATATTAGTTTAGAGCAGCTTGCCACCGTGCATAGCCCTGAGCAGATTCAAGCAGCTAGAACGCTCGCCGCCAAAGGCGGGGGCAAACTCGATGCTGATACGGTGGTGTCACCTGATTCATTCGACGTCGCGCTCATGGCCGCCGGTACAGCCACGGCAGCTGTGGATGTCGTCATGTCCGGACAGGATAAGCACGCCGTATGCTTGATGCGTCCTCCAGGACACCACGCAACGGCCGCCACGAGTATGGGCTTTTGCCTGTTTAATAACGTCGCCCTCGCTGCTAGACACGCTCAGGCTAAACACGGCGCGCATCGCGTTCTCATCGTCGATTGGGATGTCCATCATGGCAACGGCACGCAGGACATCTTTTATGAAGATCCTTCGGTCTATTTTTATAGTATCCACCGCTACCCATTTTATCCAGGTACTGGTGACAGCAGTGAAACCGGTACCGGCAAAGGACTCGGCACGACGCTTAATGTGCCCGTAAGTTTTGGCACTGCCCGTTCCGAATACTTAGAACTGTTTAGTCGTGGGCTCGAGAAGGCCATCGCCGCCGCTAAGCCTGATCTTGTGATCATTAGCGCCGGCTTTGATGCCCACATGGATGACCCTGTCGGGAATCTCGGACTCGCGAGTGAGGACTTTGCCGTCCTAACGCGGAAGGTCATGGATGCTGCAAAAGTCCACGGCGGTGGACGCATCGTTAGCTGTCTTGAAGGCGGCTATAATATCGATGCACTTGCGGAGTCCGTCGCCGTCCACATCGCCACGCTGACGCAAGGCTAA
- a CDS encoding phosphomethylpyrimidine kinase, with translation MKLVWIIAGSDPSGAAGCQRDLITVSEHGVHACTVVTATTAQNFTQWSDAHMVDPAIVEAQLQSLASPTMPKPAAIKIGMLGSAANVSKVAEYITKDRSVDRTFVILDPLVKATSGGALSDDDNITAMKTKLLPRVDLLTPNVDEAVSLTGSQINGPEDLPAIAAKLLALGARRVLIKGGHLASALCHDYYADTASQYWLTTDRLPHGARGTGCALASAVTARIAEGCEIHDALVAARIYVNRKMRSAIDTETGVRLLGLGTTDVDPSDLPSRSETLPLARPLSFPPCGPEPLGFYPVVDTFSWVKRLVDCGTSTIQLRIKDLEGSALIQQIKQAVDYCRVRNVRLFINDHWREAIELKAYGVHLGQEDLGTADLAAIASAGLRLGISTHSLSEAAVAKGVNPSYIALGPIFPTTCKSLRFGPHGLGKIKTWRSMFEQPLVAIGGLKAEHVREAMRLGASGVAVIADVVHASNPDERAYQWLEAAGQRKSLKSHAELSSI, from the coding sequence ATGAAACTAGTCTGGATCATTGCCGGTTCTGATCCGAGTGGGGCGGCGGGTTGCCAGCGGGATCTCATCACCGTCTCTGAGCACGGCGTTCATGCCTGTACGGTCGTGACGGCGACGACGGCTCAAAACTTTACCCAGTGGTCCGATGCTCACATGGTCGATCCGGCTATCGTTGAAGCTCAGCTGCAGTCGCTGGCTAGTCCAACCATGCCCAAACCAGCGGCCATCAAAATAGGAATGCTAGGCTCCGCAGCAAATGTTTCCAAGGTGGCTGAGTACATCACCAAAGATCGCTCTGTAGATCGTACGTTTGTCATACTCGATCCTCTCGTCAAAGCCACTAGTGGTGGTGCACTAAGCGACGACGACAACATAACGGCGATGAAGACCAAGCTTTTGCCTCGTGTTGATTTACTAACACCAAACGTTGATGAAGCAGTCTCACTCACCGGTAGTCAGATTAATGGCCCCGAAGACTTACCGGCAATTGCCGCAAAGCTACTAGCCCTGGGCGCGCGCCGGGTCCTTATCAAAGGCGGCCATCTCGCGAGCGCCTTGTGTCATGATTACTACGCCGATACAGCGAGTCAATATTGGCTCACCACCGATCGTCTACCGCATGGCGCGCGTGGCACCGGCTGTGCCCTAGCATCGGCAGTTACCGCGCGCATTGCTGAGGGCTGTGAGATTCACGACGCTCTAGTTGCTGCACGTATTTATGTAAATCGCAAGATGCGGTCCGCTATCGATACAGAGACCGGCGTACGTCTCCTTGGTTTAGGAACTACCGATGTGGACCCTAGCGATCTACCGTCAAGGTCCGAGACTCTTCCACTTGCTAGACCGTTGAGCTTTCCACCCTGTGGTCCGGAACCGCTTGGATTTTACCCGGTGGTCGATACGTTTTCTTGGGTGAAACGACTGGTTGACTGCGGCACATCAACCATACAGCTACGCATCAAGGATCTTGAGGGGTCCGCGCTCATACAGCAGATCAAACAGGCCGTCGACTATTGCCGCGTCCGCAATGTCAGATTATTTATTAACGATCATTGGCGTGAGGCCATAGAACTTAAGGCTTACGGTGTTCATCTCGGTCAGGAGGACCTAGGGACGGCTGATCTAGCTGCGATTGCCAGTGCGGGTCTGCGACTAGGTATTAGCACGCACAGCCTTAGTGAAGCAGCCGTAGCCAAAGGTGTAAATCCATCTTATATCGCTCTGGGACCGATATTTCCTACGACATGCAAATCACTGCGTTTTGGACCGCACGGCCTGGGTAAAATCAAAACTTGGCGTTCTATGTTTGAACAACCCTTGGTAGCCATCGGTGGACTCAAGGCTGAACACGTACGAGAGGCAATGAGGCTAGGTGCCTCAGGTGTGGCCGTCATCGCAGACGTAGTCCATGCTTCCAACCCAGACGAGCGAGCATATCAATGGCTCGAGGCTGCGGGTCAACGGAAGTCGCTTAAATCTCACGCGGAGCTAAGCTCAATATGA
- a CDS encoding thiazole synthase, with the protein MWHIGDTKLNSRLLLGTSRYPSAQSLQQAITASGCEIITVSLRRESADKQSGQKFWSYLRELPVRILPNTAGCYQVQEAVTTAHMARDLFDTNWIKLEVIGDDYTLQPDPFGLVEAATILCREGFEVFPYTTDDLILAQRLVDVGCRVLMPWASPIGSGLGLTNPRAIKTLRARFPDIPLIIDAGLGKPSDATQALELGCDAVLLNTAVAMADEPAKMASAFAHAVTAGRLAYQAGMIAPREFAVPSTPVLGRAFTGGDDTQASVPSSSTLR; encoded by the coding sequence ATGTGGCACATCGGCGATACAAAACTAAACAGCCGCCTACTTTTGGGTACCTCGCGATATCCATCAGCACAAAGTTTGCAGCAAGCTATCACGGCATCAGGCTGCGAGATCATCACTGTATCGCTGCGTCGTGAAAGTGCCGATAAGCAGAGCGGCCAAAAATTCTGGAGTTATCTGCGCGAGCTACCCGTGCGGATCCTTCCTAATACCGCGGGTTGTTATCAGGTGCAAGAAGCTGTAACGACAGCCCATATGGCGCGTGATCTCTTCGACACCAATTGGATTAAGCTCGAGGTGATCGGCGATGATTACACCTTGCAGCCTGATCCATTCGGTTTGGTGGAGGCTGCTACCATCCTTTGTCGCGAGGGATTCGAGGTGTTTCCCTACACTACGGATGACCTGATTTTGGCTCAGAGGCTCGTTGATGTCGGATGCCGCGTCCTCATGCCGTGGGCCTCACCGATAGGCTCAGGATTGGGGCTGACGAATCCGCGTGCCATCAAGACACTACGCGCGCGGTTTCCCGATATACCGCTGATTATCGACGCTGGGCTCGGCAAGCCCTCCGACGCGACTCAGGCTTTAGAGCTAGGCTGTGATGCCGTGCTCTTAAATACCGCAGTCGCCATGGCCGACGAGCCAGCAAAAATGGCAAGCGCCTTTGCTCATGCCGTGACCGCGGGGCGCCTCGCTTACCAAGCCGGCATGATAGCGCCACGTGAATTTGCCGTGCCCTCGACCCCAGTGCTGGGACGTGCGTTTACTGGCGGCGATGATACCCAAGCGTCTGTCCCGTCGTCATCAACCCTGAGGTAA
- the thiS gene encoding sulfur carrier protein ThiS encodes MELRINGNTCQIDTVDNVDHLLAQLGYQQNFVAVAINKTCVKRSEFGAHPVNAGDDIEILAPMAGG; translated from the coding sequence ATGGAACTAAGAATTAACGGCAACACATGTCAGATAGACACTGTCGATAACGTCGACCACTTACTCGCGCAACTAGGATACCAACAAAACTTTGTCGCAGTCGCCATCAACAAGACCTGCGTCAAACGATCCGAATTTGGCGCGCATCCCGTAAATGCTGGCGACGACATTGAAATTCTAGCCCCTATGGCAGGTGGCTAA
- a CDS encoding FAD-dependent oxidoreductase encodes MSQRAAVVGAGVLGRLLALQLHRCGWDVTIYDRVGWDSRAACSFAAAGLLTPALEAVHNTEPRIFALGMQSTDLWHELLQVHHINTTRVRRGTLHVAHSGDTALLAELQQKLTRRFPAAEPRLLDYAHLCVVEPAFAAASFRQALYLPHDGYILNHEVLAGLRCAIEQSAITCRMPLAVTELQADRIGVGKEKSETYDRVFDCRGFNAQTDVKDLRGVRGELVEVIAPEVNLQHAVHLVHGRYPIYIVPRGDNRYAIGATQIESESLAPVSVKSAMELLSAAYSVHPGFRYANIENLVTNCRPALSDNLPRLMIDDGVWRLNGLFRYGFLMAPLLVAVTLKTLRDEPLSENELRLVTREGIKDWERDPQWN; translated from the coding sequence GTGAGTCAGCGAGCAGCCGTCGTTGGTGCTGGCGTGCTAGGACGACTCCTAGCTTTGCAGCTCCACCGATGCGGCTGGGATGTGACCATCTACGATCGGGTGGGATGGGACAGCCGGGCTGCTTGCAGCTTTGCTGCGGCCGGTCTACTGACGCCGGCACTCGAAGCTGTCCACAATACAGAGCCGCGCATATTTGCCCTAGGTATGCAGTCAACTGATTTGTGGCATGAGCTACTTCAGGTGCATCATATAAACACCACTAGGGTTAGGCGCGGCACGCTCCATGTCGCTCACTCGGGCGACACGGCTCTGCTCGCAGAACTTCAGCAAAAGTTAACGCGGCGTTTCCCAGCGGCGGAGCCGCGCCTTCTAGATTACGCGCATCTTTGTGTGGTGGAACCAGCATTCGCCGCGGCATCTTTTCGCCAAGCTCTGTACCTACCCCACGATGGGTACATCTTGAATCACGAGGTACTTGCCGGGCTGAGATGCGCCATCGAACAGAGTGCAATCACCTGCCGCATGCCTCTTGCAGTTACGGAGCTTCAGGCCGATCGTATTGGTGTCGGCAAGGAAAAATCTGAGACCTACGACCGCGTCTTCGACTGTCGCGGTTTTAACGCTCAGACTGATGTCAAAGATCTGCGCGGCGTGCGTGGAGAGCTCGTCGAGGTGATCGCTCCTGAGGTTAATTTGCAGCACGCCGTACATTTGGTGCACGGACGTTACCCGATCTATATAGTGCCGCGCGGGGACAATCGTTACGCTATTGGTGCGACGCAGATCGAGAGTGAGAGTCTTGCACCGGTGAGCGTGAAATCGGCGATGGAGCTACTCTCCGCCGCTTACAGCGTCCATCCAGGATTTCGCTACGCTAACATCGAAAACTTGGTTACCAATTGCCGACCCGCCCTCAGCGACAACTTACCTCGCCTCATGATTGACGACGGGGTTTGGCGACTCAATGGACTATTCCGCTACGGGTTTTTGATGGCGCCCCTGCTGGTCGCAGTAACATTGAAAACACTAAGAGATGAGCCCTTGAGTGAAAATGAGCTACGTCTTGTTACGCGAGAGGGGATAAAAGATTGGGAACGAGATCCGCAATGGAACTAA
- the thiC gene encoding phosphomethylpyrimidine synthase ThiC, whose protein sequence is MHHGDPRTTSPTPTTVNPEIKYTPCTGPLPGSSKIYVAGELFPSLRVPMRAIAVGAKTAGAPEDDGLVVVYDTSGPYSDDTLQVDITKGLEALREDWISDRGDTELYAPTAPKLQPRGDLSTEQFPGLKRVPRRAAYGRNVTQMHYARRGIITPEMEYVAVRENERRRSLDLKAAERERDQRLAGKSYGASIPSVITPEFVREEIARGRAIIPANINHPEIEPMIIGRNFLVKINANIGNSAVSSGIQEEVEKLVWATRWGADTVMDLSTGRNIHVTRDWIIRNSPVPIGTVPLYQAFEKVNGRIEDLTWEVYRDTLIEQAEQGVDYFTIHAGVLRDFIPLTKNRVTGIVSRGGSIMAQWCHHHGQENFLYTRFEDICAIMKAYDVSFSLGDGLRPGSTADANDEAQFAELKALGQLTEIAWRHDVQVMIEGPGHVPMHMVQENVELQIKHCHEAPFYTLGPLVTDIAPGYDHITSAIGAAMIGWFGTALLCYVTPKEHLGLPNRDDVKAGIIAYKIAAHAADLAKGHPGARRRDDALSRARFSFRWEDQFNLALDPETARRYHDETLPQKHAKSAHFCSMCGPKFCSMRISQDLAKAASAEGHE, encoded by the coding sequence ATGCACCATGGCGATCCCAGAACCACAAGTCCTACCCCGACCACTGTTAATCCTGAGATTAAATACACCCCGTGTACCGGGCCACTGCCTGGATCCAGCAAGATCTATGTCGCGGGTGAGCTATTTCCGAGCCTTCGCGTGCCGATGAGAGCGATTGCGGTTGGAGCTAAAACCGCTGGAGCTCCCGAGGACGATGGTCTTGTCGTAGTGTACGACACAAGCGGCCCTTACTCTGACGATACCCTGCAGGTAGACATCACCAAAGGCCTTGAGGCGCTGCGCGAGGACTGGATCAGCGATCGCGGCGACACCGAGTTATACGCCCCTACCGCACCTAAGTTGCAGCCACGTGGCGACCTGTCGACCGAGCAGTTCCCAGGCCTAAAACGCGTGCCCAGACGAGCTGCCTACGGCCGCAATGTGACGCAGATGCATTATGCGCGGCGCGGCATCATCACCCCTGAAATGGAATACGTGGCGGTTCGTGAGAACGAACGGCGCCGCAGCCTTGACCTAAAGGCGGCCGAACGTGAACGTGACCAGCGCCTCGCGGGCAAAAGTTACGGCGCCTCGATCCCAAGTGTCATCACGCCAGAATTCGTCCGCGAGGAGATTGCGCGAGGACGCGCCATTATCCCAGCTAATATCAACCATCCTGAGATCGAGCCGATGATTATCGGCCGCAACTTCCTCGTCAAGATCAATGCCAACATCGGTAACTCGGCCGTCAGCTCTGGGATTCAGGAAGAAGTGGAAAAACTCGTGTGGGCCACCCGCTGGGGTGCTGACACGGTGATGGATCTATCGACTGGACGAAATATTCATGTGACGCGGGATTGGATCATCCGCAACTCACCAGTGCCGATCGGCACCGTACCGCTTTATCAGGCCTTCGAAAAGGTCAACGGGCGCATCGAAGACCTCACGTGGGAGGTATACCGCGACACCCTTATTGAGCAGGCCGAACAGGGAGTCGACTACTTCACTATTCACGCTGGAGTTCTCAGAGATTTCATCCCACTCACTAAAAATCGCGTGACGGGTATCGTGTCACGCGGTGGCTCGATCATGGCGCAGTGGTGCCACCATCACGGCCAAGAGAATTTCCTCTATACGCGCTTTGAAGACATCTGCGCCATCATGAAGGCCTACGATGTCTCCTTTTCGCTCGGCGACGGACTGCGTCCCGGCTCAACCGCCGACGCTAACGATGAGGCGCAATTTGCTGAGCTCAAAGCACTGGGACAACTAACCGAGATCGCTTGGCGTCATGATGTGCAGGTCATGATTGAAGGACCAGGCCATGTGCCCATGCACATGGTGCAGGAGAACGTGGAGCTGCAAATCAAACACTGTCACGAGGCTCCGTTTTACACGCTGGGGCCGTTGGTGACCGATATCGCGCCTGGATACGATCACATCACGAGTGCAATCGGCGCTGCGATGATCGGCTGGTTTGGCACGGCACTGCTTTGCTATGTCACCCCCAAAGAACACCTAGGGCTGCCCAATAGAGACGATGTCAAAGCCGGTATCATCGCCTACAAGATTGCTGCGCATGCGGCCGATTTAGCTAAGGGTCATCCGGGCGCCCGGCGACGCGACGACGCTCTGTCACGCGCGCGGTTTTCGTTCCGCTGGGAGGACCAATTCAATCTAGCCCTGGATCCAGAGACTGCGCGGCGTTATCACGATGAAACACTGCCGCAGAAGCACGCCAAATCGGCTCATTTCTGCTCCATGTGTGGTCCCAAATTCTGTTCGATGCGGATCAGCCAGGATTTGGCTAAAGCTGCAAGTGCGGAGGGACACGAGTGA
- a CDS encoding M48 family metallopeptidase has protein sequence MDASSQTILGKSWDPNMILWLFVSLRLGQMAVERFLSTLNRSYYSSAERQRLASQMLGISDAAMQKSLAYSNDKFIFARVAGTLSLACTLAFLIVGGLGVLENLAQKGSQLTFPSELVTGLYFFGLLGLLSSVFSLPFDYYRTFVLEQKHGFNRQTPRGFWVDRLKGLILAVALGAPILSLLLWLIQAAGTWWWLYAWVALSAFSVLTAWLYPTFLAPLFNKFTPVTDEGLKQGIETLAAKVGFRTAGISIMDASQRSSHGNAYFTGVFGKKRIVLFDTLVQAMAPHQVVAVLAHELGHFKLHHVRWSLIRGVLATGLIFYLLSLCLPMTIFYQSFGLSGVSAHGALVVFSLWFGLLDFALQPIGNAISRRNEFAADRFATEHTGSAHELGSALLKLRETSAGMPLSHPLFSAFYHSHPPLLERLTALGYTRDEAQPMVVHPS, from the coding sequence TTGGACGCATCAAGTCAGACCATTCTCGGCAAAAGCTGGGACCCAAATATGATCCTTTGGCTTTTTGTGAGCCTGCGTTTAGGCCAGATGGCTGTAGAGCGTTTTTTGTCGACGCTCAATCGCAGCTATTACAGTTCTGCTGAGCGGCAGCGTCTAGCCAGTCAAATGCTCGGTATCAGCGATGCCGCGATGCAGAAGAGTCTGGCTTACAGCAACGATAAGTTTATATTCGCCCGGGTTGCAGGGACGTTATCACTAGCCTGCACGCTGGCATTTCTCATCGTCGGCGGTCTCGGTGTCCTTGAAAATTTGGCGCAAAAGGGGAGTCAGCTCACGTTTCCATCTGAGTTGGTGACCGGGCTCTACTTTTTCGGCCTGTTAGGCCTTTTAAGTAGCGTCTTTAGTCTGCCATTTGATTATTACCGAACTTTTGTCCTGGAGCAGAAGCACGGCTTTAACCGCCAGACGCCACGAGGATTCTGGGTCGACAGGCTGAAGGGTCTCATATTAGCGGTCGCTTTAGGTGCGCCAATTTTAAGTTTATTGCTGTGGCTCATCCAGGCGGCCGGCACCTGGTGGTGGCTCTATGCATGGGTGGCTTTGAGCGCCTTTAGTGTCCTGACCGCATGGCTTTACCCTACCTTTTTGGCGCCGTTATTTAACAAGTTCACGCCAGTCACGGATGAGGGACTTAAACAAGGTATCGAGACACTCGCCGCTAAGGTTGGATTCCGCACGGCGGGTATCTCGATCATGGATGCGTCGCAGCGGTCTAGTCACGGTAATGCTTATTTTACGGGTGTTTTTGGTAAAAAGCGGATCGTACTGTTCGACACGCTGGTCCAGGCCATGGCCCCGCATCAGGTGGTAGCGGTCTTGGCGCATGAGCTAGGTCACTTCAAGTTGCATCATGTGAGATGGTCCCTGATCCGAGGCGTCCTAGCGACGGGGCTCATCTTTTACCTGCTCAGCCTATGCCTACCGATGACCATCTTTTACCAGAGCTTTGGTCTCAGTGGGGTATCCGCCCACGGTGCTCTCGTGGTGTTTTCGCTATGGTTTGGGCTACTTGATTTCGCCCTTCAGCCTATCGGCAACGCGATCTCGAGACGCAACGAGTTTGCGGCTGACCGCTTTGCCACGGAGCATACCGGCAGCGCTCATGAGCTAGGCAGTGCCCTCCTCAAGCTGCGTGAGACTAGTGCCGGAATGCCGCTCAGCCACCCACTGTTCTCGGCCTTTTACCATTCTCATCCTCCTCTGCTCGAACGCTTGACGGCTTTGGGTTATACTCGAGATGAGGCGCAACCGATGGTGGTGCATCCATCGTGA
- the lexA gene encoding repressor LexA, with product MTLMHHATQLPVVRPMTKLTRTQEKALDFIRAASAKTGVSPTLREICAHMGYKAIGSAQDLVMALRRKGFLEENERQSARALVLTAMARQQMAGEDALEETSDALAVPLLGKVPAGNPVLAVEERIGNLRVSLSLVSASSRQSLKAQNLFALQATGDSMVGAGILDGDFLVVKVNNDPKKGSIVVARLDGDVTVKRLMHEDKSGWFLKPENPRFQNIYASQDAFEVIGEVVALQRALS from the coding sequence GTGACGCTCATGCACCATGCTACTCAGTTACCGGTGGTTAGACCGATGACCAAGTTGACGAGAACGCAAGAAAAAGCGCTGGATTTCATCCGTGCCGCGAGTGCCAAGACCGGCGTCTCGCCGACGTTGCGCGAGATCTGTGCGCATATGGGTTATAAGGCCATAGGCTCGGCTCAGGATCTGGTGATGGCACTGCGGCGTAAGGGATTTTTGGAGGAGAATGAGCGCCAGTCGGCACGTGCTCTGGTGCTCACGGCCATGGCTCGCCAGCAGATGGCTGGCGAGGATGCGCTCGAGGAGACTTCCGATGCGCTAGCCGTGCCGCTACTGGGCAAGGTCCCAGCCGGTAATCCCGTGCTAGCTGTCGAGGAGCGCATTGGCAACCTGAGAGTCTCGCTCTCTCTCGTGTCGGCCAGCTCACGGCAGTCGCTCAAGGCGCAGAATTTGTTTGCGCTGCAAGCCACCGGCGACAGTATGGTGGGTGCAGGCATCTTGGACGGCGATTTTCTGGTGGTCAAAGTTAACAACGATCCCAAAAAGGGTAGTATCGTCGTCGCGCGTCTAGACGGCGACGTGACAGTCAAGCGCCTCATGCACGAGGACAAATCTGGCTGGTTTTTGAAACCAGAGAATCCTCGCTTCCAGAATATCTACGCCAGCCAAGATGCTTTTGAGGTGATCGGCGAGGTTGTGGCCTTGCAGCGCGCGCTATCCTGA
- a CDS encoding choline/carnitine O-acyltransferase — protein sequence MDVKPLSLRPMPPVKDTLAELRDAARYAETSLGDRWRRDIFFTVARSIIERSATLKQGAARDWQNQTMTDAYLTGRESLALFSNISYLFEKPDQNISAVERAANLTRRALLFHRELKTNSLAPEVESGYLLESEQYPYFFGTSRLPGELKDARLHVPDARHFVVAYQGHFYRIDLDDTVPTCADLVATFQGIVASPRDTEAQVGLLTALPRPSWAMIRRQLATSAVNASSLSSMDEALFLLALDFDFNGDMDQQSTHRTAAMRHLILGNFASRWFDKSHQLIVTGDGTAGINRDHSFLDGHPTLRYVQYLNAELETSCVGGKALNFASIKWQIDNQLAQTIATTATMLHAEAEQFAIDTWDAMELGTVEAKALGLNADFIMQAAIHMACFKVFGRFINSTEAVHMRHTQSGRYDSILTLTPAMARLVHEFGEAHQTERRRLISAGQEAHRDRIRACKKGHSPVLHLTALLSSNITWGPLSLKSDGIYWRGRHRIMAAPWQDITACTVTTSHPGARPGLACSGFTDTYPGVVGVSYLVKSDRTTIYLKADHDKLSVAAPIKREIAQALVDLMAAARS from the coding sequence GTGGACGTAAAGCCGCTCAGTCTGAGGCCAATGCCACCAGTAAAAGATACTCTGGCCGAACTTCGTGATGCGGCGCGCTATGCTGAGACGTCTCTGGGAGATCGATGGCGACGCGATATTTTCTTTACCGTCGCCAGATCCATCATCGAGCGTAGTGCGACTCTTAAACAGGGTGCCGCGCGCGATTGGCAGAATCAAACGATGACAGACGCCTACTTAACCGGGCGTGAGTCCTTAGCTTTGTTCTCCAATATTTCTTATCTCTTTGAGAAGCCGGATCAAAATATTTCTGCCGTTGAGCGGGCAGCAAATCTCACACGACGAGCACTGCTGTTTCACAGGGAACTAAAGACTAATTCCCTGGCCCCTGAAGTGGAGTCTGGTTATCTGCTGGAGTCTGAACAGTATCCCTACTTTTTCGGCACCAGTCGTCTGCCAGGTGAGTTAAAAGACGCGCGCCTTCACGTCCCGGACGCACGGCACTTCGTCGTCGCTTACCAAGGTCATTTCTACCGCATCGACCTGGACGACACCGTGCCGACCTGCGCGGATTTGGTAGCAACATTCCAGGGCATCGTTGCATCACCTAGAGACACGGAGGCCCAAGTCGGCCTGCTGACTGCGTTACCACGCCCGTCATGGGCAATGATCCGGCGACAACTCGCCACATCAGCAGTCAACGCGAGTTCGCTGAGCTCCATGGACGAGGCGCTATTTTTACTGGCTCTAGATTTTGACTTTAATGGGGATATGGATCAACAGAGCACGCATCGTACCGCAGCCATGCGTCACCTGATCTTGGGTAACTTCGCTAGTCGCTGGTTTGATAAAAGTCACCAGCTCATCGTCACTGGTGACGGGACTGCGGGTATTAATCGCGATCATTCATTCCTCGATGGTCATCCGACGCTACGTTATGTCCAGTATCTGAACGCGGAGCTCGAGACGTCGTGCGTTGGGGGGAAGGCGCTTAATTTTGCCTCAATAAAATGGCAGATCGACAATCAATTGGCTCAAACCATCGCGACCACGGCAACCATGCTCCATGCAGAGGCTGAGCAGTTTGCCATCGACACTTGGGATGCGATGGAGCTAGGCACAGTAGAGGCTAAGGCGCTAGGTCTTAATGCCGACTTCATCATGCAGGCAGCTATACATATGGCCTGTTTTAAAGTGTTTGGCCGCTTTATAAATAGTACCGAAGCCGTGCACATGCGCCACACCCAATCTGGTCGCTACGACTCTATATTGACTCTCACGCCCGCCATGGCGCGGCTAGTGCATGAGTTTGGTGAGGCCCATCAAACCGAGCGACGTCGTCTTATCAGCGCAGGGCAGGAGGCTCACCGCGACCGCATCCGTGCGTGCAAAAAGGGCCATAGCCCAGTCCTGCATCTAACGGCCTTACTCAGCTCAAACATCACCTGGGGACCACTGAGCCTCAAGTCGGACGGAATCTACTGGCGTGGACGCCATCGCATCATGGCAGCGCCGTGGCAGGATATCACCGCGTGCACCGTCACGACCTCGCATCCTGGAGCGCGTCCTGGACTTGCGTGTTCAGGATTCACTGACACTTACCCTGGTGTCGTTGGGGTGAGCTATCTCGTTAAGAGTGACCGCACGACTATCTATCTTAAGGCTGATCACGACAAGCTAAGCGTTGCCGCTCCCATCAAACGGGAGATTGCGCAGGCGCTGGTTGATCTCATGGCAGCTGCCAGATCGTAA